Below is a window of Mycobacterium dioxanotrophicus DNA.
TCTCGACGGCGTGCGGCAGGTGGGGCGTCACGCCGGCGCCGGAACATGATCTCCGTCGCCCAAACCGGCCATGTCTTGGCGACGTGCATGCCAGGCATGGCAAGCTAGGCACTGTGCGTTTGACCGTCCTGGGATGCTCCGGCAGCGTTGTCGGCCCAGATTCGCCGGCGTCGGGGTATCTCGTCACCGCGCCGGACACCGTGCCGATGGTGATCGACTTCGGCGGCGGCGTTCTCGGCGCGTTGCAGCGCTACGCCGACCCCAACGCGGTCAACGTGTTGCTGTCGCATCTGCATGCCGATCACTGCCTGGACCTGCCCGGACTCTTTGTCTGGCGGCGCTATCACCCCATCCCGGCCACCGAACGCGGCATCATGTACGGCCCCGCCAACACGTGGGCCCGGCTGGGCGCGGCGTCCTCGCCCGAGGGCGGCGAGATCGATGACTTCACCGACATCTTCGATGTGCGTAACTGGGTGGACGGCGAGGCCATCGAACTGGGCACGCTGAACATCACCCCACGGTTGGTATGCCATCCGACCGAGTCGTACGGCATGCGGTTCACCGACCCGTCCGGTGCGACGCTGGTGTACAGCGGCGACACCGGCTACTGCGATGCGCTCGTGGATCTGGCGCGCGGCGCCGACGTGTTCCTG
It encodes the following:
- a CDS encoding cyclic nucleotide-degrading phosphodiesterase gives rise to the protein MRLTVLGCSGSVVGPDSPASGYLVTAPDTVPMVIDFGGGVLGALQRYADPNAVNVLLSHLHADHCLDLPGLFVWRRYHPIPATERGIMYGPANTWARLGAASSPEGGEIDDFTDIFDVRNWVDGEAIELGTLNITPRLVCHPTESYGMRFTDPSGATLVYSGDTGYCDALVDLARGADVFLCEASWTDDPSRPPRLHLSGAEAGRAAAAAGVGELLLTHIPPWTSREDVISEAKAEFDGPVHAVVCGEVFDITR